From Chrysiogenia bacterium, one genomic window encodes:
- a CDS encoding acyl-CoA dehydrogenase family protein produces the protein MHFDLTDEQKMLGQTAESFAKKDSPVERFRKMRETETGWDKAMWEKIGSELGLTAIPFPEELGGIGGGLVDLFTVVTPLGSSLVPEPFVTSIAVCGMAISQSGTDQQKEQILAPVIEGKASLALAYAEKDSRYNPALIAAEAKEASGEFTISGTKVWVDNGHAADTLIVAARTSGKAGDESGVTLFLVPGDAAGLSRKAVSTMDGFKRGLVTLENVKVPASAMLGEKDKGFAILERALDRGAAMAVAEGLGMARTAMMTTIEYLKVRVQFNVPIGSFQALQHRAADMFIEAQLLHSMAILAAIEGDNEDRDVRRKAVSQAKVQLEKSGWFITSEAIQLHGGIGCTDEQDVGLFFKRMHALNHMYGDIDYHLDRLAGLSDFEETAA, from the coding sequence ATGCATTTCGACCTTACCGACGAACAGAAGATGCTCGGCCAGACGGCCGAGAGCTTTGCCAAGAAAGATTCACCCGTTGAGCGCTTCCGCAAGATGCGCGAGACCGAAACCGGCTGGGACAAGGCCATGTGGGAGAAGATCGGCAGCGAGCTCGGGCTCACCGCCATTCCCTTCCCCGAAGAACTCGGCGGCATCGGCGGCGGCCTGGTGGATCTCTTCACCGTGGTGACCCCGCTGGGCAGCTCGCTCGTACCCGAGCCCTTTGTCACCAGCATCGCCGTGTGCGGCATGGCGATCTCCCAGAGCGGCACCGATCAGCAGAAGGAGCAGATCCTCGCCCCGGTGATCGAGGGCAAGGCGAGCCTCGCGCTGGCCTACGCCGAAAAGGACAGCCGCTACAACCCGGCGCTCATCGCCGCCGAGGCCAAAGAAGCCAGCGGCGAGTTCACCATCAGCGGCACCAAGGTGTGGGTCGACAACGGCCACGCCGCCGACACGCTGATCGTGGCGGCGCGCACCTCCGGCAAGGCCGGCGATGAGAGCGGCGTCACGCTCTTCCTCGTTCCCGGCGATGCCGCGGGGCTCTCCCGCAAGGCGGTGAGCACCATGGACGGCTTCAAGCGCGGCCTCGTCACGCTCGAGAACGTGAAGGTTCCGGCCTCTGCGATGCTCGGCGAAAAGGACAAGGGCTTTGCCATCCTCGAGCGAGCGCTCGATCGCGGCGCCGCCATGGCCGTGGCCGAGGGCCTTGGCATGGCCCGCACCGCGATGATGACCACCATCGAGTATCTCAAAGTCCGCGTGCAGTTCAACGTGCCCATCGGCAGCTTTCAGGCCCTGCAGCACCGCGCCGCCGACATGTTCATCGAGGCGCAGCTCCTGCACTCCATGGCCATCCTCGCAGCAATTGAGGGCGACAACGAAGACCGCGATGTGCGTCGCAAGGCCGTGAGCCAGGCCAAGGTGCAGCTCGAAAAATCGGGCTGGTTCATCACCTCCGAGGCCATCCAGCTCCACGGCGGCATCGGTTGCACCGACGAGCAGGACGTGGGCCTGTTCTTCAAGCGCATGCACGCTTTGAATCACATGTACGGCGACATCGACTACCACCTCGACCGCCTGGCCGGCCTGTCGGACTTTGAAGAGACGGCCGCGTAA
- a CDS encoding acyl-CoA dehydrogenase family protein, with protein sequence MDMSFTKEDEEFRAEVRKFLDEAMPADIKEKAARGAHFEHEDTMRWHKILYDKGWVAPHWPKEHGGTGWDVTQRHIFNEETALANTPPLSPFGLIMVSAVIMQFGTDEQKQRFLPKILSGEEVWCQGYSEPNAGSDLASLQLKAEDDGDHYILNGQKTWTTNAQYADWVFVLARTSSAGKNQEGITFVLADCKNTPGIEVKPFLNISGTEAFSETFFENARVPKANRIGPEGGGWTIAKALLGHERTGIAGVPQIRRMISTAKAVARETKVGDARLMDDPRFRKRIAELEVLHRSLEMTNLRTLAAAQKGKAPGPESSILKIRGSELQQRAAELTLDAMGQNAMGWFDSGDDAIPSREQWVASNFCYGRAATIYGGSNEIQRNIISKMILGLPSGGKR encoded by the coding sequence ATGGATATGTCCTTTACCAAGGAAGACGAGGAATTCCGCGCCGAAGTGCGCAAGTTCCTCGACGAGGCGATGCCCGCCGACATCAAGGAAAAAGCCGCGCGCGGCGCACACTTCGAACACGAAGACACGATGCGTTGGCACAAGATTCTCTACGACAAGGGCTGGGTGGCCCCGCACTGGCCGAAGGAACACGGCGGCACGGGCTGGGACGTCACGCAGCGACACATCTTCAATGAAGAGACCGCGCTGGCCAACACCCCGCCGCTCTCGCCCTTCGGGCTCATCATGGTTTCGGCCGTGATCATGCAGTTCGGCACCGACGAGCAGAAGCAGCGCTTCCTTCCCAAGATCCTCTCGGGTGAAGAGGTCTGGTGTCAGGGCTACAGCGAACCCAACGCCGGTTCCGACCTGGCGAGCCTGCAGCTCAAGGCCGAGGACGACGGCGATCACTACATCCTCAACGGTCAGAAGACCTGGACCACCAACGCCCAGTACGCCGACTGGGTCTTCGTGCTCGCGCGCACCTCGAGCGCCGGCAAGAACCAGGAAGGCATCACGTTCGTCCTGGCCGACTGCAAGAACACGCCGGGCATCGAAGTAAAGCCCTTCCTGAACATCTCGGGCACCGAGGCATTCTCGGAGACCTTCTTCGAGAACGCGCGCGTTCCCAAGGCCAACCGCATCGGCCCCGAGGGCGGAGGCTGGACCATCGCCAAGGCGCTGCTCGGTCACGAGCGCACCGGCATCGCTGGCGTCCCGCAGATCCGTCGCATGATCTCGACCGCCAAGGCCGTTGCCCGCGAGACGAAGGTCGGCGATGCACGCCTGATGGACGACCCGCGTTTCCGCAAGCGCATCGCCGAGCTGGAAGTCCTCCACCGCTCGCTGGAAATGACCAACCTGCGCACCCTGGCCGCCGCACAGAAGGGCAAGGCGCCCGGTCCCGAGAGCTCGATTCTCAAGATCCGCGGCTCGGAGCTCCAGCAGCGTGCGGCCGAGCTGACCCTCGATGCGATGGGCCAGAACGCCATGGGCTGGTTCGATTCCGGTGACGATGCGATCCCCTCGCGCGAGCAGTGGGTCGCCTCGAATTTCTGCTACGGCCGCGCCGCCACGATCTACGGCGGCTCCAACGAGATTCAGCGCAACATCATCTCGAAGATGATCCTGGGCCTGCCCAGCGGCGGCAAGCGCTAA
- a CDS encoding DUF3137 domain-containing protein → IMEEMVAFREKSGTPVSMSIRQGRFFAAVTLTRGLFEPPLFRPITRFSELRELFDDLTLFVDLARAIDLNTRRWSETSGLSEMG, encoded by the coding sequence CGATCATGGAGGAGATGGTCGCCTTCCGCGAGAAAAGCGGCACGCCTGTGAGCATGAGCATCCGGCAAGGCCGTTTCTTCGCCGCCGTGACGCTCACCCGCGGCCTCTTCGAGCCCCCGCTCTTTCGCCCCATCACCCGCTTCTCCGAACTGCGCGAGCTCTTCGACGACCTCACCCTGTTCGTCGATCTGGCACGCGCCATCGATCTCAACACCCGGCGCTGGAGCGAGACGAGCGGGCTGAGTGAGATGGGATAG